The Paenibacillus sp. FSL H7-0357 nucleotide sequence TTCTGGGCAAGCCCTGGTTCAGCGGTTTTCCCCGGGAACAATACGGGGTAACGATGCAGTGGCGCCAGATCGAAGATGATGAGTCCTACGGGAATATTTCCTTGCTCCGCAGATTGATGGATACGTATGAGCCCACTGCACCCAAACCATTTGGTTTTGTCCGGATTACCGTCAAGCTTGCCGATCTTCTCGAAAGCGTGAAAGATGATAAGTTCCGCAAGGGCAGTACAGTGTATATAGAAAATGAAAATCATGACATTATCCACCTTTCTTCAAGGGATAAAAATATGAAACCCGAGCAAATTCCACTGCTGGAGAGCAAGGATTATCTGCAAATCAAGGCGCCGGTCGAGGAGCTGAACTGGACGCTTGCGGTCAATATCCCCAATGAAGTTTTGGAGCAGGATATCCAGAAGGTCAAAAGCGTAACCATTCTCGTCTGCCTGATCATGATCGGTTTCTTTTCCGCAGCAGGTATGCTGCTGTCCGGCTATTTTTCCCGGCGTGTCGTCAAAATTGTGTCTGTCCTCCGTTCCTTTCAGGAAGGGGATTTGCATAAAAGGCTTAGTTACCGGGGCAATGACGAATTTAATCAGATCTCCCTGGCACTAAATAATATGGGGGAGAATATGAACCGCCTGATTCAGGAAGTTTACCTCTCCAACCTGCACAAGAAGGAAGCAGAGCTGGAAATTCTTCAGGCACAGATCAATCCCCACTTTTTGTATAACTCGTTCTCTTCCATAAACCGTCTGGCACAGTTTGGTGAGATCAGTAAAATCCGTTTGATGGTCAGCGGCCTTGCGAAATTCTACAGGCTGACACTGAATGAGGGCAGGACGATGATTCCGGTCGAGAAGGAGCTGCAGCATGTACAGACCTATATTGACATCCAGAAAATCAAATATGAGGATCATCTCACCTTTAATTTCGATATTGACCAGAAGGTGCTGGGTTTTGATACTGTAAGGCTGATTTTGCAGCCCTTTGTGGAGAACATTCTTGAGCATGCTTTTTACGGGGAGACCATTCATATCCGCATTACGGCGGAGGCTGGTCAGCAGGGAATTGTGTTCAAGGTGATTGACGACGGCATCGGTATGACTAAGGAAACCATCCGGCAGATTTTCTCTCCAAGCGGGATCAAGATGGGGTATGGCATCCGCAACGTCGACCAGAGAATCAAGCTGCAATTTGGCGATTCATACGGTGTCTTGCTCTACAGCCGGCTTGGAATCGGAACAACTGTTCAAATCACTATCCCTTACTTTCATCATACAGAGCTCACCGGCAACGACGGGACACAGGGATAAGGCAGAAGCTTTCCGAGCTTTCAGTCTGTCTAGGAAAGGAGGAGGAATAGGAATTCGTAACATCTAATCTGCACCCCATCTAATTATAGAAAGGCGGAGAAAACAATGACTAAAGGTAAAAGAAAACGGACTTTGCTGATGGCCCTGCCCGCGCTGCTGCTGAGCTTTATGCTGAGTGTTCCGGCCCAGACAACATCTGCCCAAACAGGACCCTTCGTATCCGAGATCATCGTGCGGACAGGCGCCAATTTTAAAAACCATAATGATGTTGTCAGCTTCGTGAGCAATGCGGCAAAGAACAATATTTCCGTCATCAATTTGAGTGTGAAGCAGGATGAGGATGAGGAGGTTCCGTCCGGCTATGCATTTTATAAGAGCAAGATTGCGCCGGTCGCTTCAGGATACTCCAATTTTGACGCAGTCAAGGATGTTATTGCTGAGGCACATAAAAAGAATATTCAGGTGAGGGCATGGATTCCGCAGTTCCACGACCGTGCGGCCTTTGACAAGAACAGCGAGTGGCAGATGCGCGCGCTTGTGGACGGCAAGGTGAAACCTTTTACAGGCTCCAATGGCACTGAATATTTTGTGAATCCGCTCCATCCTGGTGTGCAAGCCTATGAGCGCTCCATCATCAAAGAAGTTGCGGCAAATTATGATGTTGATGGCATTGTCCTGGACTGGCTCCGCTTTGACGATTACAACATGGATATGGGGGATTACACGAGAACACAGTATAAAAATCAATACGGCTATGATCCAATTACCATTAACTTTGCTTCGGATAATGCGAAACGGGAGGAGTGGAATGACTGGAGAACGACCAAGCTTGGGGAGTATGTGCGTGATGTGAAAAGCGATTTGGACGGGATTACGCCAGGACTCTTTTTCGGGGCTTATATTCTGCCGCCGGAGTTTGTGGAAGTCGGACAGGATTCCGCCAAATTCATGCCATACATGGATTTCGTTTCTCCGATGGCCTATTTCGACGACTGGGAATTTCCGCAAACCTGGGTTTATGACAGCGAAGGTATACTAAGCCAGACCCGGCAAAAAATCGGCAATGCCGAAATCATTGCCGCGTTAGATACCGATTGGACCGATGCCCAGTATAAAAACGTACAACAGGGAATCCGCTCCAACTTCCCCGACATTTCGAATCTGGCTTTTTTCATTTATGGCAAGTGGACGAATACGGATATGAAGAATATTAATAAGCGCGCAAACTGGTAGCTATATATGTTGAACTTTAGCTTTACCCCGCCGGCATAGAACGCAACTGCGGTGAATGTTTGGACTTCCGGCCGCTGTTGTCGTAAGAATTTCTTGATTTAACCCGCTATTTGCGGTTGAAATCCGTAGAACGGCGGGGATATTGGCAAGTTAAGCATGTAGGATGGAAAGCAATACGATGACTGCACAGTAACTATGCTGAGACAATATCCCGGATCATCTCATGTACATGCTGCACTTCCATAAGGGCCTGGGAGTATTCCAGGTCCGATTTTTTGGCCGGTATCTGCCTTGGAAGAAAGGGAATCGACAGTACGGGCGTATCCTTGCTGCTGAGGTAGATTTTAAGCGTAAGCTCAATGATTTCCTCGGGTTTTCCGTCTTCCTGTCTGTTTGCGGTTCCGTAGACTGCGGCAGCATCCAGCACTTTACCTGTGCCGGCCTTTGCGCCGCTGCTGGTAATCCGGCTGGTTTTGCTGGCTTTGGTCAGGGTGAGGGCGTTCTCAACAATTTCAGAGCCTAAGATCACATCAAAGGTGTAAAGGACAGCTGAGGGCGTTGCATGGTTGTCAGGGGAATACATGCCGATAGCGAGCTGCTTGCCTCCTTCATCAAGGGCAATGATATGAGATTTGTCTGGAGTGATGAACCGCTTAGTGAATTTAAGGTTGAAATCAGCCAGTGTATGGATCAGCTTGTTCAAGTCAGACGAAGGATCGGACAGTTTATGCCGCAGCACCGCTGCCGCCAGCAGCAAGCCAACACCCAGTGCGGCGAACATGTACATCAGGATAATGAGGATTATACCGCCTCCTAAAAGTTTTGCGAGCTTAGCCTCATTGAATCCACTTCGAACAAAACTCACTTCGAAAGCATAGACTTAAGTTTTGCGAGCTTAGCCTCATTGAATCCACTTCGAACAAAACTCACTTCGAAAGCATAGACTTAAGTTTTGCGAGCTTATTAAGAATCTATGCCAGGGGTACGTGAACAAATACATATACCTGCTGCGGGGAATCAACTATTCTTTTTCTATTCCGCGAGACGGGGATATATGATTATAGGAGGATTTCGGGCATGATAGTGGATACATTGGGGCATTTGCTGGAAAATGAGGCTGCTTACGGAGAGAAAATTCAGCGTGGACTGCAGTTCCTGCGGGATACGGACTTTGCAGGACTGGCTGCAGGCCGCCATGATGTGAATGAAGAAATGTTCTATTTCATCAATGAATACGAGACCAAGGACGCCGGAGACTGCTTCTGGGAAGCCCACCGGATCAATCTTGATCTGCATTATATTCTTGAAGGTACGGAGCGCATCGGTTATTCCGCTATTGAGCAGCTCAAGGTTAGAGATGAATACAGCGCCGAGAAAGATGCGGTGTTCTTTACGGGCGAGCTGGAGTCGGCGGTAACCGCAGGTCCGGGAGCGCTTGTCGTCTGCTATCCGCAGGACGGGCATATGACAGGGATTGAAGCGGGGAAGAAGGAAGCGGTGCGGAAGGTTGTTTTGAAGATTAAACTCTGATTTGTTTTCGATATAAATATGCTGTAAAAGAGAGCCCCGCGGGGCTCTTTTTTGCGCCTCTTGATGTGTCCTCTGCCGGGGGATAAGATAAAGTGGGGTTCAATTAAATTTTAATTACAGCTAATTACCCGGACAAGGAGCCGCGCTAATGAATATTTATCTCGAACTTCCGGATGTGGATAAGCA carries:
- a CDS encoding sensor histidine kinase; this translates as MKQKKRFLSFGYKLMISYIVLLIVPVAFVGAFAYNTAVESIRTQTKANIRGTLQQIQDNIRYKVEDTKRLTDSLYYDRTLADSLRRYDDGWYSFETLQSYLIPMLQNTVHSSNRNIALSLYIQNETIPEVYYSYEGMDPLRKGRFYQLFHQKRILGKPWFSGFPREQYGVTMQWRQIEDDESYGNISLLRRLMDTYEPTAPKPFGFVRITVKLADLLESVKDDKFRKGSTVYIENENHDIIHLSSRDKNMKPEQIPLLESKDYLQIKAPVEELNWTLAVNIPNEVLEQDIQKVKSVTILVCLIMIGFFSAAGMLLSGYFSRRVVKIVSVLRSFQEGDLHKRLSYRGNDEFNQISLALNNMGENMNRLIQEVYLSNLHKKEAELEILQAQINPHFLYNSFSSINRLAQFGEISKIRLMVSGLAKFYRLTLNEGRTMIPVEKELQHVQTYIDIQKIKYEDHLTFNFDIDQKVLGFDTVRLILQPFVENILEHAFYGETIHIRITAEAGQQGIVFKVIDDGIGMTKETIRQIFSPSGIKMGYGIRNVDQRIKLQFGDSYGVLLYSRLGIGTTVQITIPYFHHTELTGNDGTQG
- a CDS encoding family 10 glycosylhydrolase, with protein sequence MTKGKRKRTLLMALPALLLSFMLSVPAQTTSAQTGPFVSEIIVRTGANFKNHNDVVSFVSNAAKNNISVINLSVKQDEDEEVPSGYAFYKSKIAPVASGYSNFDAVKDVIAEAHKKNIQVRAWIPQFHDRAAFDKNSEWQMRALVDGKVKPFTGSNGTEYFVNPLHPGVQAYERSIIKEVAANYDVDGIVLDWLRFDDYNMDMGDYTRTQYKNQYGYDPITINFASDNAKREEWNDWRTTKLGEYVRDVKSDLDGITPGLFFGAYILPPEFVEVGQDSAKFMPYMDFVSPMAYFDDWEFPQTWVYDSEGILSQTRQKIGNAEIIAALDTDWTDAQYKNVQQGIRSNFPDISNLAFFIYGKWTNTDMKNINKRANW
- a CDS encoding YhcH/YjgK/YiaL family protein, encoding MIVDTLGHLLENEAAYGEKIQRGLQFLRDTDFAGLAAGRHDVNEEMFYFINEYETKDAGDCFWEAHRINLDLHYILEGTERIGYSAIEQLKVRDEYSAEKDAVFFTGELESAVTAGPGALVVCYPQDGHMTGIEAGKKEAVRKVVLKIKL